In a genomic window of Candidatus Polarisedimenticolia bacterium:
- a CDS encoding rhomboid family intramembrane serine protease, with protein MRLPDVSLRTVTPATSLIIGINVLVLACMAIATKGQALIGPSSQVLLRSGADWGPRTFTHEPWRAFTSMWVHAGVVHLFMNMWCLDTYGRVTERLFGWRLYLAIYTLAGLCGSIASLAWHPETVSVGASAAVFGVVGALLLPFKRGNLPIAPQALKAQGKRLFVFVGYNLLIGTAVPAIDNAAHVGGLLGGFTLGALGARDVRERRRVARGAVLMAGIVILAFFAVRHFRMAATLAQQAAEQLDAGHTDEAIVTATAAIAHDDRDAVGHVVLGAARLRKGEQQGAVEELEKAVRLEPDYDYALSQLGFAYIQLDRTADAVRVLERAVKLNEDDAVAWANLGVLHARTDRPDEALRALKTALEKNPRLAFAHDALGIVLQGRGELDPAIASFREALRLNPEDEEFRAHLADALDSKGLRQEAERIRRGEATSR; from the coding sequence GTGCGGCTGCCGGACGTATCCCTCCGCACGGTTACTCCCGCCACAAGCCTCATCATCGGGATCAACGTTCTCGTGCTGGCGTGCATGGCCATTGCGACGAAGGGCCAAGCACTCATCGGGCCGAGCAGTCAGGTCCTGTTGCGCAGCGGCGCCGACTGGGGGCCCCGAACGTTCACGCACGAGCCATGGCGGGCTTTCACCTCCATGTGGGTGCATGCCGGGGTGGTGCACCTCTTCATGAACATGTGGTGTCTGGACACCTACGGCCGCGTAACCGAAAGACTTTTCGGCTGGCGCCTCTACCTGGCGATCTACACGCTTGCCGGTCTTTGCGGCTCGATAGCGAGCCTGGCCTGGCATCCCGAGACGGTGAGCGTGGGGGCCTCGGCGGCGGTGTTCGGCGTCGTGGGGGCCCTGCTGCTGCCTTTCAAGAGGGGAAACCTGCCGATTGCTCCGCAGGCGCTGAAGGCGCAGGGCAAGAGGCTGTTCGTCTTCGTGGGCTACAACCTCCTCATCGGGACGGCGGTTCCGGCCATCGACAATGCCGCACACGTGGGAGGCCTGCTCGGCGGATTCACGCTCGGTGCGCTGGGCGCCAGGGACGTTCGGGAGAGAAGGCGGGTGGCCCGCGGCGCCGTTCTCATGGCGGGGATCGTCATCCTGGCGTTCTTCGCCGTCCGTCACTTCCGGATGGCGGCGACGCTCGCGCAACAGGCCGCCGAGCAGCTCGATGCAGGACACACCGATGAGGCGATCGTCACGGCCACCGCCGCCATCGCGCATGACGACCGCGATGCCGTCGGCCATGTCGTTCTGGGAGCGGCGCGCCTGAGGAAGGGCGAGCAACAGGGCGCGGTGGAAGAGCTCGAAAAGGCGGTCCGGTTGGAGCCGGATTACGACTATGCGCTGTCGCAGCTCGGATTCGCGTACATTCAGCTCGACCGCACCGCCGACGCCGTGCGGGTCCTGGAGCGGGCCGTCAAGCTGAACGAGGACGATGCCGTGGCATGGGCAAACCTGGGCGTGCTCCACGCGCGGACCGACCGCCCTGACGAGGCGCTCAGGGCGCTGAAGACCGCCCTCGAGAAAAATCCTCGGCTGGCCTTTGCGCATGACGCGCTCGGGATCGTGCTGCAAGGCCGCGGCGAGCTCGATCCGGCCATCGCGTCGTTTCGAGAGGCCTTGCGGCTGAATCCGGAAGACGAGGAATTCCGGGCGCATCTGGCCGACGCGCTCGACTCCAAGGGGCTGCGCCAGGAGGCGGAGAGGATACGGCGAGGCGAGGCCACGAGCCGGTGA